One window of Streptococcus suis genomic DNA carries:
- the glmS gene encoding glutamine--fructose-6-phosphate transaminase (isomerizing) — MCGIVGVVGNTNATDILIQGLEKLEYRGYDSAGIFVTGGSEDHLVKAVGRIAELSAKVGDKTDGTAGIGHTRWATHGKPTENNAHPHTSQTAGHILVHNGVIENYAEIKADYLAGHDFKGQTDTEIAVHLIGQFASEGLSTLEAFKKALHIIQGSYAFALIDVTDADTIYVAKNKSPLLIGLGDGYNMVCSDAMAMIRETSEYMEIHDKELVIVKKDSVQVMDYDGNAIERGSYTAELDLSDIGKGTYPYYMLKEIDEQPAVMRKLIGAYTNTDEQVTVDAEIVKAVQDADRIYILAAGTSYHAGFAAKDFMEKLTDTPVELGISSEWGYNMPLLSQKPLFIFISQSGETADSRQVLVKANEMGIPSLTVTNVPGSTLSREANYTMLLHAGPEISVASTKAYTAQIATLAFLAKAVGDANGNTYAKEFDLVHELSIVAQSIEATLSEKDIIAEKVEKLLGTTRNAFYIGRGSDYYVSMEAALKLKEISYIQCEGFAAGELKHGTISLIEDGVPVLALISNNPHLASHTRGNIQEVVARGAHVMTIVDEAIAKEEDDFTVTSVHPFLSTIAMVVPTQLIAYYATLQRGLDVDKPRNLAKSVTVE, encoded by the coding sequence ATGTGTGGAATTGTTGGTGTTGTTGGAAATACAAACGCAACTGATATTTTAATTCAAGGACTTGAAAAATTAGAATACCGTGGTTATGATTCAGCAGGTATTTTTGTGACCGGTGGTTCAGAAGATCACCTGGTTAAGGCTGTGGGTCGTATTGCAGAACTTTCCGCTAAGGTTGGGGATAAGACAGATGGCACAGCTGGTATCGGCCATACACGCTGGGCTACCCATGGCAAGCCAACTGAAAACAATGCCCACCCTCATACATCCCAAACAGCTGGCCATATTCTGGTCCACAATGGTGTGATTGAGAACTATGCTGAAATCAAGGCAGACTACCTGGCAGGCCATGATTTTAAAGGGCAAACGGATACTGAAATTGCTGTTCATTTGATTGGACAATTTGCCTCAGAAGGCTTGTCAACTTTGGAGGCTTTCAAAAAGGCACTTCATATCATCCAAGGTTCGTATGCCTTTGCTTTGATTGATGTGACAGATGCGGATACGATTTATGTTGCTAAGAATAAATCACCACTCTTGATTGGTCTGGGTGATGGCTACAACATGGTCTGCTCCGATGCCATGGCTATGATTCGTGAAACCAGTGAATATATGGAAATTCACGACAAAGAATTGGTTATCGTGAAAAAAGACAGTGTTCAAGTTATGGACTACGACGGCAATGCTATCGAACGTGGAAGCTACACTGCTGAGCTTGATCTATCTGATATCGGTAAGGGAACCTATCCTTACTACATGCTCAAGGAAATTGATGAGCAACCAGCTGTCATGCGTAAATTGATTGGCGCATACACAAATACTGATGAACAAGTAACAGTTGATGCGGAGATTGTCAAGGCAGTACAAGATGCTGACCGTATCTATATCCTAGCAGCTGGTACTTCCTACCACGCAGGATTTGCCGCAAAAGACTTCATGGAGAAGTTGACGGATACACCAGTTGAGCTGGGGATTTCTTCTGAATGGGGTTATAATATGCCGCTCTTGAGCCAAAAGCCCCTCTTTATCTTCATCAGCCAGTCTGGTGAGACAGCGGATAGCCGTCAGGTTTTGGTTAAGGCCAATGAAATGGGCATTCCAAGTTTGACGGTGACAAACGTTCCAGGCTCTACCCTGTCTCGTGAGGCCAACTACACCATGTTGCTCCATGCTGGTCCAGAAATCTCTGTTGCTTCGACCAAGGCCTATACTGCTCAGATTGCAACTCTAGCTTTCTTGGCCAAGGCTGTTGGGGATGCCAATGGCAATACCTATGCCAAGGAATTTGATTTGGTACACGAATTGTCCATTGTTGCCCAGTCTATCGAGGCTACTTTATCAGAAAAAGATATCATTGCTGAGAAAGTGGAGAAACTGCTTGGTACAACTCGAAATGCCTTCTATATCGGACGTGGCAGCGACTATTACGTTTCTATGGAAGCGGCTCTCAAGCTCAAGGAAATTTCCTATATCCAGTGTGAAGGTTTTGCTGCTGGAGAGCTCAAGCATGGTACCATTTCCCTGATTGAAGACGGTGTGCCGGTTTTGGCCTTGATTTCAAATAATCCTCATCTGGCTAGCCACACCCGTGGAAATATCCAGGAAGTGGTGGCGCGTGGTGCCCATGTCATGACCATCGTTGATGAGGCCATTGCCAAGGAAGAAGATGACTTCACAGTGACTAGTGTTCACCCATTCTTGTCTACCATTGCCATGGTTGTCCCAACCCAGTTGATTGCCTACTATGCTACGCTCCAACGTGGTCTGGATGTGGACAAACCGCGTAACCTGGCGAAATCAGTAACAGTTGAATAA
- a CDS encoding amino acid ABC transporter permease yields MDYILEVLPPLVDGALVSLQVFVLVLVLSLPLGAIFAFLMQIKFKPLQWLLHFYVLIMRGTPLLLQLIFVYYVLPSVGITFDRMPAVITAFTFNYAAYFSEIFRGGIEAIPAGQYEAAKVLKFTPLQTIRYIVLPQVVKIVLPSVFNEVMTLVKDTSLVYALGVSDLLLASRTAANRDASLAPMFIAGAIYLLMIGAVTLVSKQVEKKFDYYK; encoded by the coding sequence ATGGATTATATTTTGGAAGTCTTGCCCCCCCTGGTGGATGGTGCTTTAGTCTCCTTACAAGTATTTGTTTTAGTATTAGTCTTGTCCTTGCCTTTGGGAGCTATCTTTGCCTTCCTCATGCAAATCAAATTCAAGCCCTTGCAGTGGCTCTTGCATTTTTATGTACTTATTATGCGAGGGACCCCTTTGCTCCTGCAATTGATTTTTGTCTACTACGTCTTGCCGAGTGTGGGGATTACATTTGACAGGATGCCAGCGGTGATTACTGCCTTTACCTTCAACTATGCGGCTTATTTCTCTGAGATTTTCCGTGGAGGAATTGAGGCTATCCCAGCTGGTCAGTATGAGGCGGCTAAGGTCTTGAAATTTACACCTCTTCAGACTATTCGCTACATCGTCTTGCCCCAGGTTGTCAAGATTGTCCTACCAAGTGTCTTCAATGAAGTCATGACCCTGGTCAAGGATACCTCTCTGGTCTACGCCCTGGGAGTCAGTGACTTGCTCTTGGCCAGTCGAACTGCTGCCAACCGTGATGCTAGTCTAGCACCTATGTTTATTGCAGGGGCCATTTACCTGCTCATGATTGGAGCGGTTACGCTGGTTTCTAAACAGGTTGAAAAGAAATTTGATTACTATAAATAG
- a CDS encoding amino acid ABC transporter ATP-binding protein, with translation MLELRNLSKRFGNKQIFSNYDLVIPEGKIVGIVGQSGGGKTTLLRMLAGLETIDEGTLIYNGQELPVEELEKRHLLGFVFQDFQLFPHLSVLENLVLSPIKTQNMSAIEAEDKARKLLETLGLANHAAAYPYSLSGGQKQRVALARAMMIDPEIIGYDEPTSALDPELRKEVEKLILENRATGITQIVVTHDMQFAENIADEIIKIEPKH, from the coding sequence ATGTTAGAATTACGCAATCTATCCAAACGATTTGGCAACAAGCAGATTTTCTCCAACTATGATTTGGTCATCCCGGAGGGGAAAATTGTCGGCATTGTTGGTCAATCCGGTGGCGGTAAGACTACGCTTCTCCGTATGCTGGCAGGTTTGGAGACCATTGATGAAGGTACTCTGATTTACAATGGTCAAGAACTGCCAGTCGAGGAATTGGAGAAACGACATTTGCTGGGCTTTGTTTTCCAAGATTTCCAGCTTTTCCCCCACCTTTCAGTATTGGAAAACTTGGTCCTCTCCCCTATTAAGACACAAAATATGTCGGCTATAGAAGCGGAAGACAAGGCCCGTAAACTTCTGGAAACACTAGGCCTGGCCAACCACGCAGCAGCCTATCCTTATTCTCTATCAGGAGGGCAGAAGCAGCGTGTGGCCCTGGCTCGCGCCATGATGATTGATCCTGAGATTATTGGCTACGATGAGCCGACTTCGGCATTGGATCCTGAGCTACGAAAAGAAGTTGAAAAGCTGATTTTGGAAAACCGTGCGACAGGAATCACGCAGATTGTGGTAACCCACGATATGCAGTTTGCTGAAAATATCGCAGATGAAATTATCAAGATTGAACCGAAACATTAA
- a CDS encoding amino acid ABC transporter substrate-binding protein — translation MKMKNIILGATALVTSLALAACGSGSSTTESDNWSTYEKDKSVTIGFDKTFVPMGFEEKDGQYTGFDIELATAVFEKYGITIDWQPIDWDLKETELNNGNIDMIWNGYSITDERKEKVLFSDEYMDNQQVLVTKKSSSIADPAGMKDKVLGAQAGSAGYYAFTSQPEILKDLVKDGDASQYATFNEALIDLKNDRIDGLLIDRVYANYYLQKEGIIDDYNIIDAGYANEAFGVGVRKSDKTLVDNINKAFTELYKEGKFQEISEKWFGEDVATDAVKN, via the coding sequence GTGAAAATGAAAAACATAATTCTTGGAGCAACAGCTCTTGTAACAAGTTTGGCCCTTGCAGCCTGTGGCTCAGGCAGTTCTACTACAGAGTCAGACAATTGGTCTACTTATGAAAAAGATAAGTCAGTGACCATTGGTTTTGATAAGACCTTTGTCCCAATGGGATTTGAAGAAAAAGACGGTCAATACACTGGTTTTGACATCGAATTAGCAACAGCTGTTTTTGAAAAATACGGTATTACGATTGATTGGCAACCGATTGACTGGGACTTGAAAGAGACAGAGCTCAATAACGGCAATATTGATATGATTTGGAATGGCTATTCCATTACAGATGAACGCAAGGAAAAAGTTCTTTTCTCTGATGAATACATGGACAACCAGCAAGTTTTGGTGACCAAGAAATCATCTTCTATTGCTGATCCAGCTGGCATGAAGGACAAGGTTCTCGGTGCTCAAGCAGGTTCTGCAGGTTATTATGCATTTACATCTCAGCCTGAAATTCTTAAGGACCTGGTAAAAGACGGTGATGCTAGTCAGTATGCGACCTTCAACGAGGCCCTTATCGACTTGAAAAATGACCGTATCGACGGGCTCTTGATTGACCGTGTGTATGCCAATTACTATCTGCAAAAAGAAGGTATCATTGATGACTACAATATCATTGATGCTGGCTATGCTAACGAGGCCTTCGGTGTTGGTGTTCGTAAGTCAGACAAGACCTTGGTAGACAATATCAACAAAGCTTTTACAGAGCTTTATAAAGAAGGTAAGTTCCAGGAAATCTCTGAAAAATGGTTCGGAGAAGATGTGGCAACTGATGCTGTGAAAAATTAA
- a CDS encoding cation diffusion facilitator family transporter codes for MNNQPTSNLKLAERGAQISISAYILLSGLKLAAGELFHSDALRADAFNNLSDIIGNVAVLIGLKMAQKPADRDHKFGHWKMEDLASLITSFIMFMVGFQVLYSTIEKLLSKEVIQVDMLGALVGIFSALVMIGVYIYNSRLAKKVHSKGLEAAAKDNLSDAVTSIGTSVAVFAAAFNLSIVDKVAAIVITFFILKTAYDIFMQSFFSLSDGFDEELLHKYEEDIHKLPKIVSVKSQRGRTYGANIYLDIVLEMNPDLSVYESHEITEQVEQLLILKHGVFDVDIHVEPSEIPHDEIYEHVYDKLFRYETEIQAHAPGYEDLIDPTYFLIDAKGRYHDKDGMLDQHQIQSTYLSNYQMTSVSQKSKLVTFEIGDYVHTSLWRRHEEWTVVFHQISKKL; via the coding sequence ATGAACAATCAACCGACAAGCAATCTCAAACTAGCCGAACGTGGCGCACAGATTTCCATTTCAGCCTACATCCTCCTATCCGGGCTCAAACTAGCTGCTGGCGAGCTCTTTCATTCCGATGCACTTCGAGCCGACGCCTTCAACAACCTCTCTGATATCATCGGAAATGTGGCCGTGCTGATTGGCTTGAAAATGGCCCAAAAACCGGCTGATAGAGACCATAAGTTTGGCCATTGGAAAATGGAAGACCTTGCTAGCCTGATTACCTCTTTCATCATGTTTATGGTTGGTTTTCAGGTCCTCTATTCAACCATTGAAAAACTCCTGAGCAAGGAAGTGATTCAAGTCGATATGCTGGGTGCCCTGGTGGGTATTTTCTCAGCCCTGGTCATGATTGGGGTCTATATCTATAACAGCAGACTGGCTAAAAAAGTCCATTCCAAAGGACTTGAAGCAGCTGCCAAGGACAATTTATCCGATGCAGTTACGTCAATTGGAACTTCCGTTGCTGTCTTTGCTGCCGCCTTCAACCTCAGTATTGTCGACAAGGTTGCAGCCATCGTCATCACCTTCTTCATCCTGAAAACGGCCTACGACATCTTCATGCAAAGTTTCTTCAGCCTATCTGACGGTTTCGATGAAGAATTGCTCCACAAGTACGAAGAGGATATCCACAAGCTCCCCAAGATAGTCTCCGTCAAGTCCCAGCGAGGCCGAACCTACGGCGCCAATATTTATCTGGATATTGTCTTGGAAATGAATCCTGACCTTTCTGTTTACGAAAGCCATGAAATCACCGAGCAGGTCGAGCAGCTCCTGATCCTCAAACATGGGGTCTTCGATGTAGACATCCATGTCGAACCCTCTGAAATCCCCCACGATGAAATCTACGAGCATGTCTACGACAAACTCTTCCGTTATGAAACTGAAATTCAGGCCCATGCACCAGGCTATGAGGACTTGATTGACCCAACCTATTTCCTGATTGATGCCAAAGGACGTTATCATGACAAGGATGGCATGCTGGATCAGCACCAGATCCAGTCTACCTACTTGTCCAACTATCAAATGACATCTGTCAGTCAAAAATCCAAACTGGTCACCTTTGAAATCGGTGACTATGTCCACACCTCTCTCTGGCGCCGCCACGAAGAATGGACTGTCGTCTTCCATCAGATTTCTAAAAAACTGTAA
- a CDS encoding threonine/serine exporter family protein, producing the protein MNFLLQAVASFLAMIAFMVILNVPRKLLVPGGLLGMFVWLLYLLLQGPTNPLIATFLAAVIGSMISQVMSILLKTPSIIFSLAILAPLVPGYRSYMTTTYFVSGDYAQALANITSVLTLCLIIPIGMASGTVLLQVYRAIQKRWYQTTTT; encoded by the coding sequence ATGAATTTTTTACTACAAGCTGTAGCTTCTTTTCTAGCCATGATTGCCTTCATGGTCATCCTCAATGTTCCTAGGAAACTTCTGGTTCCCGGAGGACTTCTAGGAATGTTTGTCTGGCTCCTCTATCTCCTACTGCAGGGACCAACCAATCCGCTCATTGCCACTTTTTTGGCAGCGGTCATCGGCTCCATGATTAGCCAGGTCATGAGCATCCTACTCAAGACACCCTCTATCATTTTTTCTCTGGCTATCCTGGCTCCCCTAGTCCCTGGCTATCGGTCCTATATGACAACAACCTATTTTGTTTCTGGAGATTATGCCCAAGCCCTTGCCAATATCACCAGTGTCCTGACCCTCTGTCTCATCATTCCTATCGGCATGGCCAGCGGTACCGTACTCTTGCAAGTGTACAGAGCCATTCAAAAACGCTGGTACCAGACAACGACCACCTAG
- a CDS encoding threonine/serine exporter family protein, producing the protein MKQKEQDLVIDVLMLAGSILLQSGAEIHRVEDTMIRIAHSQGIMDANVLAIPAAIFFSIDHTNISRMKRIVSSSYNMQKVCDVNQVSRSLVEGQISPKEAWEILSAIKLEKAPYATGQLILAAIFAVPFFTLMFGGSALDAFCAAAATALAFPLSLQIEKFIGIDFVTTFCGALLFSLTAYLLEKYTSLAINPNLINAGAVMPFVPGITLTNAVRDLMTNHINTGMTKLFQTALIILSLGAGTTVALLLVG; encoded by the coding sequence ATGAAACAAAAAGAGCAAGACCTGGTCATTGACGTGCTTATGCTGGCCGGTAGCATCTTACTCCAAAGCGGGGCGGAAATTCATCGGGTGGAGGATACCATGATTCGCATCGCCCATTCTCAAGGGATAATGGATGCCAATGTGCTGGCCATTCCAGCGGCCATTTTCTTTTCCATTGACCACACCAACATTTCACGGATGAAGAGAATTGTCTCCTCCAGCTACAATATGCAGAAGGTCTGCGATGTCAATCAGGTCTCTCGTTCGCTGGTTGAAGGCCAGATTAGCCCTAAAGAGGCCTGGGAAATCCTGTCTGCTATCAAACTGGAAAAAGCACCTTATGCGACTGGCCAGCTGATTTTGGCGGCTATTTTTGCCGTTCCCTTCTTTACCCTTATGTTCGGCGGCTCCGCCTTGGATGCTTTTTGCGCTGCTGCTGCGACCGCTCTGGCCTTTCCCCTCTCGCTGCAGATTGAGAAATTTATCGGCATTGATTTTGTGACTACCTTCTGTGGAGCTCTGCTATTTTCCCTAACCGCCTACCTACTAGAGAAATACACCAGCCTGGCTATAAATCCCAACCTTATCAATGCTGGCGCTGTCATGCCCTTTGTGCCTGGTATCACCCTGACCAATGCGGTCCGAGATCTGATGACCAACCATATCAATACCGGCATGACCAAGCTCTTTCAAACGGCTCTGATTATCCTGTCCCTGGGTGCAGGGACCACTGTTGCACTCTTACTCGTGGGGTAA
- a CDS encoding MarR family transcriptional regulator — translation MSSMEEVLYQLKITEEVITNLFEKRLGISLTRYRILQILLEETPLHQTALQERLGIDRAAISRHLKILEEAAYIRRERNPDNQREILVYPTKKAQKDLIDSPPSQHVVVKRAMEHILTADQVEQFQQILTKLSAGLKDLPL, via the coding sequence ATGTCAAGCATGGAAGAGGTACTTTACCAACTGAAAATTACCGAAGAGGTCATTACCAATCTATTTGAAAAGCGGTTGGGGATTTCCCTGACCCGTTATCGGATTCTTCAGATTTTGCTAGAGGAGACACCACTTCACCAAACAGCCTTGCAGGAGAGGCTTGGAATTGACCGCGCAGCCATTAGCCGGCATCTGAAAATTTTGGAAGAGGCGGCTTACATCCGTCGTGAGCGAAACCCTGACAATCAGAGGGAAATTTTGGTTTACCCGACCAAGAAAGCGCAGAAGGATTTGATTGATAGCCCGCCCAGCCAGCATGTGGTGGTCAAACGGGCTATGGAGCATATCCTAACAGCTGACCAAGTGGAGCAATTTCAGCAGATTCTGACCAAGCTAAGTGCAGGCTTGAAAGACCTCCCTCTATAA
- a CDS encoding DUF1304 domain-containing protein, with amino-acid sequence MSIFTTILATIVALEHLYIMYLETFATHSDSTSRVFNMAKDELQRKSVTTLFKNQGIYNGLLALFLLYGIVTGNLEIVTIFVLYVIGAAAYGAITSSPKIILSQGGPAILTLLSLLIFK; translated from the coding sequence ATGTCTATTTTTACAACTATTTTAGCTACCATCGTAGCATTGGAACACTTGTACATTATGTATTTGGAAACTTTTGCTACTCATTCGGACTCGACCAGCCGTGTCTTTAATATGGCCAAGGACGAGCTGCAACGCAAGTCTGTAACCACCCTGTTCAAAAATCAGGGAATCTACAATGGCTTACTGGCCCTTTTCCTACTTTACGGAATTGTGACTGGCAATCTTGAAATTGTGACCATATTTGTCCTCTATGTTATCGGTGCAGCTGCTTATGGTGCGATTACTTCAAGCCCTAAAATTATCCTGAGCCAAGGAGGTCCAGCCATTTTGACCCTCTTGTCACTTTTGATATTTAAGTAG
- a CDS encoding DUF4097 domain-containing protein, with protein MKQLKSSTRYTLITLATGLLLSLLGLLLGGWQEIGNHLENSYQVQQVEFDNLQKINSSTNLTISTSDVEKPTLYFKVSKKQSSPIVYELINGSLTIEDNNDQGFRYDGFLEGIKMLQENQTQTYTTPTLLLPAGSHLDELTGGLFDGNANLEDMTVDKLDISINNGNFLAKKTTIHSTNIVVWDGDIDLQEVKLEDVEDSSSDQLNHLTVENGNIRATGLQVIGNYDVLAYDGDIDLTIHKESLKDLAIEELSADEDSEQTTHGNPNAKNKLTLHSQNGDIYVQ; from the coding sequence ATGAAACAGCTTAAATCCAGCACACGCTACACTCTCATTACCCTAGCAACTGGCCTCCTTCTGTCCTTGCTGGGTCTCCTACTAGGTGGCTGGCAGGAAATCGGAAATCACCTAGAAAATTCCTACCAGGTCCAGCAGGTTGAATTTGACAACTTGCAAAAAATCAATAGCTCCACCAATCTCACAATCTCTACAAGTGATGTCGAAAAACCGACCCTCTATTTTAAAGTCAGCAAGAAACAGAGCAGTCCTATTGTCTACGAGCTGATAAATGGCAGTCTAACCATTGAAGATAATAACGACCAGGGGTTTCGCTATGACGGTTTCCTAGAAGGTATAAAAATGCTCCAAGAGAACCAAACCCAAACCTACACCACACCGACCCTGCTCTTGCCAGCCGGTAGCCATTTGGATGAATTGACCGGCGGACTCTTTGATGGAAATGCCAATCTTGAAGATATGACCGTTGACAAACTGGATATTTCTATCAACAACGGTAACTTCTTGGCCAAGAAAACCACCATTCACTCAACTAACATCGTAGTCTGGGATGGAGATATTGATTTGCAGGAAGTAAAACTAGAAGATGTGGAAGACTCAAGTAGTGACCAGCTCAACCATTTGACCGTAGAAAATGGCAACATTCGTGCCACTGGGCTGCAAGTCATCGGCAACTATGATGTCTTGGCCTACGACGGTGACATTGACCTGACCATTCATAAGGAAAGCCTGAAGGATCTCGCAATCGAAGAACTTTCTGCTGATGAAGATAGCGAACAAACCACTCATGGCAATCCAAATGCAAAAAACAAGTTGACCCTGCATAGCCAAAATGGCGACATTTATGTTCAGTAA
- a CDS encoding DUF1700 domain-containing protein, producing MMTRADYMNQLAGYLKRLPQEDFHDAMEHFNEYFDEAGPENEDQVIAELGSPKHAASDILANLYDKEVSGEKPSTSNRLLLVTLSILAAPMGLILGLVVLALFVSLILLVLALVLAMASICMALISLGISGFLSAFELFTTAISSGILVTGLSLIGIALGILGIKATIFIGHKLLQASLHFIQQLLPKGDRYETA from the coding sequence ATGATGACACGCGCAGACTATATGAACCAATTGGCTGGCTATCTCAAACGCCTGCCACAAGAAGATTTCCATGATGCTATGGAACATTTTAATGAATACTTTGACGAGGCTGGACCTGAGAACGAAGACCAGGTCATCGCAGAATTGGGCAGTCCCAAGCATGCTGCTAGTGATATTTTAGCCAATCTCTATGATAAAGAAGTCAGTGGAGAAAAGCCTAGCACCAGCAACCGTCTACTTCTGGTAACCCTGTCTATCTTGGCTGCTCCCATGGGCTTGATTCTGGGTCTGGTGGTCTTGGCTCTCTTTGTGAGCCTCATCCTCCTCGTCCTAGCCCTGGTTCTAGCCATGGCCAGCATCTGCATGGCCCTGATTAGCCTAGGAATTTCCGGCTTTCTATCAGCCTTTGAACTCTTTACCACTGCTATCAGCTCAGGCATCCTGGTCACCGGCCTATCCTTGATTGGAATAGCTCTGGGAATTTTGGGCATCAAGGCGACCATTTTTATCGGCCACAAGCTCCTGCAGGCCAGCCTTCACTTTATTCAACAATTATTGCCGAAAGGAGACCGCTATGAAACAGCTTAA
- a CDS encoding DUF4097 family beta strand repeat-containing protein, with amino-acid sequence MTRVDYLKQLEQALNKLNPTAKQEALDYFQEYFDDRNDDQATISELGDPISAAQEIIANLPEDALIENQEPPRVDLTWDWKNFFKNFSFKDTKPLDFETVETPLPNFQRLNLQLEDQTLIIESWDKDSASLLSPASLDSNYQPFTFCLDGDTLLLSSMEIPKGFGMAYSDSRQKTVLKLPQKPALHTADVRLTDANLVINNLTVDRLTVTETSDSNLSFKHITAQNWIMEAKDINLTCKDSTCSTLDWQTADCNLMLTGLNLGKGHVEIADCHLSMNQSTWQGELALEIEDSVVTLGMSQKSNLLAETDDSLLHLPQEIAAHLERDDDWLHLEYLLEGITPTLILDASDSSITVK; translated from the coding sequence ATGACACGTGTAGATTATTTAAAACAGCTTGAACAAGCACTCAACAAACTCAATCCAACCGCCAAACAAGAGGCCCTGGACTATTTCCAAGAATACTTCGACGACCGAAATGATGACCAGGCGACTATCTCAGAGCTAGGCGATCCGATCTCTGCTGCTCAGGAAATCATAGCTAACCTGCCTGAAGATGCCCTGATAGAGAACCAGGAGCCACCACGTGTTGATTTGACCTGGGACTGGAAGAATTTTTTCAAGAACTTCAGCTTCAAGGACACCAAGCCCCTCGACTTTGAGACTGTGGAGACCCCTTTGCCAAACTTCCAACGCCTTAACCTCCAGCTGGAGGACCAAACCTTGATAATTGAGAGCTGGGACAAGGACTCCGCCAGCCTCCTCTCCCCCGCCTCTCTTGATAGCAACTACCAGCCCTTTACCTTCTGCCTGGATGGCGACACACTCCTCCTTTCTTCTATGGAGATACCAAAGGGCTTTGGGATGGCTTACTCAGACAGCAGACAAAAAACTGTCCTCAAACTTCCCCAGAAACCTGCCCTGCACACAGCAGATGTTCGTTTGACCGATGCCAATCTGGTTATCAACAACCTGACTGTGGACCGCTTAACGGTAACAGAAACCAGCGATAGCAATCTCTCCTTCAAGCACATCACTGCCCAAAACTGGATCATGGAGGCAAAAGACATCAACCTTACGTGCAAGGATTCTACTTGTTCAACCCTTGACTGGCAGACAGCAGATTGCAACCTCATGTTGACAGGTCTGAACCTCGGCAAGGGGCATGTGGAGATTGCGGATTGTCACCTTTCAATGAACCAATCCACCTGGCAGGGAGAACTTGCCCTTGAAATCGAAGATTCTGTGGTCACCTTGGGCATGTCCCAAAAGAGCAATCTTCTAGCGGAAACAGACGATAGCCTGCTCCATTTGCCTCAGGAAATTGCTGCTCACCTAGAACGTGACGATGATTGGCTCCACCTGGAATACCTGCTGGAGGGCATCACCCCTACTCTGATTTTGGACGCAAGCGATTCCAGTATTACTGTCAAATAA